The proteins below come from a single Gimesia alba genomic window:
- a CDS encoding succinate dehydrogenase cytochrome b subunit codes for MVTKLSEKQQASPSTGGKSATKWLMTLLSSSIGQKFVMGITGLLLCSFLVVHLAGNLLVYVGADSYNNYAHELHSMMLLPVAETGLFLLLFVHIALAFKLTRDNREARHISYQQTQSKIEEPPSIFGRTPMGRTSSWMFISGSIILAFLVMHMIDMKLQANPTVDYKDATPYGIIIQVLGSSLSAPIYIVGTIVLGFHLSHGFWSAFQSLGLNHPKYMPLIKKLAILFAIVIAVGFVSLPIWGYFIH; via the coding sequence ATGGTGACGAAATTGAGTGAGAAACAACAGGCATCTCCGTCAACAGGCGGAAAATCAGCTACGAAATGGTTGATGACTTTACTCTCCTCTTCCATTGGTCAGAAGTTCGTGATGGGGATCACCGGGCTTTTACTGTGTAGCTTTCTGGTCGTGCATTTAGCGGGCAATCTGCTCGTGTATGTCGGGGCGGATTCTTACAATAACTACGCCCACGAATTGCATAGCATGATGCTGTTACCAGTTGCCGAAACCGGGCTGTTTCTGTTGTTGTTCGTGCATATTGCCCTGGCATTCAAATTGACTCGTGACAATCGCGAAGCACGTCATATCAGTTATCAGCAGACACAGAGCAAGATTGAGGAACCACCATCCATTTTCGGTCGCACTCCGATGGGACGGACCAGTTCCTGGATGTTTATTTCCGGTTCGATCATTCTGGCATTTCTGGTCATGCATATGATTGATATGAAATTGCAGGCGAATCCCACAGTCGATTACAAGGATGCAACACCTTACGGTATTATCATTCAGGTACTGGGTAGCAGTCTGAGTGCCCCCATTTATATTGTGGGAACGATTGTTCTTGGATTCCATTTATCGCACGGTTTCTGGAGTGCATTCCAGTCACTGGGTTTGAATCATCCCAAATATATGCCGCTGATCAAAAAACTGGCCATCCTGTTTGCGATTGTGATTGCCGTTGGTTTTGTCAGCTTGCCGATCTGGGGATATTTCATTCATTGA
- a CDS encoding fumarate reductase/succinate dehydrogenase flavoprotein subunit, whose protein sequence is MAEAATTVLNSRVPEGPMAQKWDRCKQEMKLVNPANKRKKKIIVVGTGLAGASAAASLAELGYQVQSFCFQDSPRRAHSIAAQGGINAAKNYPNDGDSVWRLFYDTVKGGDYRSREANVHRLAQVSNNIIDQCAAQGVPFARDYGGSLANRSFGGAQVSRTFYARGQTGQQLLLGAYSALMRQVGAGRIELLPRREMLDLVVIDGVARGIIVRNLITGEFEKYSADCVLLCTGGYGNAFYLSTNAKGSNVTAAWRCHKRGAFFANPCYTQIHPTCIPVSGDYQSKLTLMSESLRNDGRVWVPQEQGDKRRGNEIPDAERDYYLERRYPAFGNLVPRDVASRAAKERCDAGYGVGATGQAVFLDFRDAIARDGRHVIEAKYGNLFHMYAKITGEDPYQVPMRIYPAVHYTMGGLWVDYHLQSTIPGLFVLGEANFSDHGANRLGASALMQGLADGYFVAPYTTGHFLASHSLPSVSTDDEAFTAAMANAQDRNAKILGIQGTRSSDSIHRELGHILWEYCGMSRERQGLETAMGKIRDLRDEFWSSIKVIGEGQQLNQNLEHAGRLADFLEFGELMVRDALVREESCGGHFREEHQTADNEAKRDDENFCHVSAWEFTEVGKEPVEHREHLEFVEVPLTTRSYK, encoded by the coding sequence ATGGCCGAGGCGGCTACGACGGTTTTAAATTCTCGCGTTCCTGAAGGTCCGATGGCCCAGAAATGGGACCGCTGCAAACAGGAAATGAAGCTGGTTAACCCGGCGAATAAACGGAAGAAGAAAATCATCGTTGTCGGGACTGGATTGGCGGGTGCTTCTGCGGCCGCTTCTTTGGCGGAGCTGGGCTATCAGGTGCAGTCGTTCTGCTTCCAGGATTCTCCGAGGCGTGCTCACAGTATCGCCGCTCAGGGGGGAATCAACGCCGCCAAGAATTACCCGAATGACGGCGACAGCGTCTGGCGGTTATTTTACGATACCGTCAAAGGGGGCGACTATCGCAGCCGTGAGGCCAACGTACATCGACTGGCACAAGTCAGTAATAACATTATCGATCAGTGTGCAGCCCAGGGAGTTCCTTTTGCCCGCGATTATGGCGGATCTCTGGCAAACCGCTCTTTCGGCGGAGCTCAGGTTTCGCGAACGTTTTATGCACGCGGTCAAACGGGCCAGCAGTTGCTGCTGGGAGCCTACAGTGCGTTAATGCGACAGGTCGGTGCCGGGCGGATTGAATTATTACCCAGGCGAGAAATGCTGGATCTGGTTGTGATTGACGGCGTCGCACGCGGCATTATTGTGCGGAACCTGATCACGGGCGAATTTGAAAAATATTCGGCAGACTGTGTCTTGCTTTGTACGGGCGGTTATGGAAACGCCTTCTATCTTTCGACGAATGCCAAAGGTTCTAATGTAACCGCTGCCTGGCGGTGCCACAAGCGGGGCGCTTTCTTTGCCAATCCCTGTTACACACAGATCCATCCGACCTGTATTCCCGTCAGTGGCGATTATCAGTCTAAACTGACGCTGATGAGTGAAAGTCTGCGAAACGACGGTCGGGTCTGGGTGCCTCAAGAACAAGGGGATAAGCGTCGCGGGAATGAGATTCCTGATGCAGAGCGGGATTACTATCTCGAGCGTCGTTATCCTGCGTTTGGAAACCTGGTGCCGCGTGATGTGGCTTCTCGGGCTGCAAAAGAACGCTGTGATGCTGGCTATGGCGTCGGTGCGACGGGCCAGGCGGTCTTCCTCGATTTCCGGGACGCCATTGCCCGTGACGGAAGACATGTGATCGAAGCGAAGTACGGCAACCTGTTCCACATGTATGCCAAGATTACCGGCGAAGACCCGTATCAGGTTCCGATGCGAATCTATCCCGCTGTCCATTATACGATGGGAGGCTTGTGGGTCGATTATCATCTGCAAAGTACGATCCCGGGCTTGTTTGTTCTGGGAGAAGCCAACTTTTCTGATCATGGTGCCAATCGTCTGGGAGCTTCGGCTTTGATGCAGGGACTGGCAGACGGTTATTTTGTGGCTCCCTATACGACAGGTCACTTCCTCGCTTCACACAGCTTGCCTTCTGTTTCAACGGACGATGAAGCTTTCACGGCTGCAATGGCAAATGCACAGGATCGGAATGCGAAAATTCTGGGAATCCAGGGCACGCGTTCGTCTGATAGTATTCATCGAGAACTGGGGCATATCCTCTGGGAATATTGTGGTATGTCGCGCGAACGCCAGGGGCTGGAAACGGCCATGGGTAAGATTCGTGATCTGCGAGATGAGTTCTGGTCCAGTATCAAAGTTATTGGCGAGGGGCAGCAGTTGAATCAGAATCTGGAACACGCCGGTCGTCTGGCCGACTTCCTGGAGTTTGGTGAGCTGATGGTGCGAGATGCACTGGTGCGTGAAGAGTCCTGCGGTGGTCATTTCCGTGAAGAACATCAGACTGCCGATAATGAAGCAAAACGTGACGATGAGAATTTCTGTCATGTCTCGGCTTGGGAGTTTACTGAGGTCGGAAAAGAACCAGTGGAACATCGTGAGCATTTAGAATTTGTCGAAGTACCTCTGACTACGAGGAGTTATAAATAA
- a CDS encoding succinate dehydrogenase/fumarate reductase iron-sulfur subunit — translation MSETLNLTLKVWRQPGPDAAGRYVEYKLTDISTHMSFLEMLDVLNEQLHEKGEEMIAFDHDCREGICGMCSLMINGQAHGPDSGTTTCQLHMRRFKNGDTIVIEPWRAKAFPVVRDLVVDRSAFDRIIEKGGFISVSTGNAPEANAIPVPAHIQETAMDAAACIGCGACAAACKNASAMLFVSAKVSHLSTLPQGEPERASRVENMVAQMDLEGFGNCTNTEECQAACPAEISVSNIARLNREYLRAKLCSKE, via the coding sequence ATGAGCGAGACTTTGAATCTGACGCTCAAAGTTTGGCGACAGCCAGGACCTGATGCTGCAGGGCGTTATGTCGAATACAAACTGACCGACATTTCCACGCATATGTCGTTTCTGGAGATGCTGGATGTGCTGAACGAGCAGTTGCATGAAAAAGGCGAAGAGATGATTGCCTTTGACCATGACTGTCGTGAAGGCATCTGCGGCATGTGCAGCCTGATGATTAACGGTCAGGCGCACGGCCCTGATTCAGGCACGACCACCTGCCAGTTGCATATGCGACGTTTCAAAAATGGCGATACCATTGTGATAGAACCTTGGCGTGCCAAGGCATTTCCTGTCGTACGCGACCTGGTCGTAGATCGCAGTGCCTTTGATCGCATTATCGAAAAAGGGGGCTTCATTTCGGTCAGTACCGGGAATGCCCCTGAAGCCAATGCAATTCCGGTACCCGCGCATATTCAGGAAACAGCCATGGATGCGGCTGCCTGCATTGGCTGTGGTGCCTGTGCAGCAGCCTGTAAGAATGCTTCTGCGATGTTATTTGTGTCTGCGAAAGTGTCGCATCTCTCCACGCTGCCTCAAGGTGAGCCGGAACGTGCTTCCCGAGTGGAAAACATGGTGGCACAGATGGATCTGGAAGGCTTTGGAAATTGTACGAATACGGAAGAGTGCCAGGCTGCTTGTCCTGCGGAAATTTCCGTGTCGAACATTGCCCGTCTGAATCGGGAATATCTGCGTGCCAAGCTCTGCTCCAAAGAGTAG
- the gcvT gene encoding glycine cleavage system aminomethyltransferase GcvT, with product MSDSLLSTACHQWHVDHGGRMVDFAGWEMPLLYSNITAEHHAVRKTAGLFDIAHMGRLFFSGPDACRFLDRLLTNNVESLKPGQIRYSLVTNEAGGILDDVLVYRFSDFYLLVVNASNRLKIVEWIEKQRAGFDVQIDDRTCDKFMLALQGPESLGVLNPLAEADLSEIKYYYGVETQVLGVDALVSRTGYTGEDGFEVVLDQGQAVTLWERLIADGESVGLVPAGLGCRDTLRLEAAMPLYGHELDEQTDPFTAGLNFAVKLQAADFIGKEALIAAKAREDRKVRVGFTLEGKRAAREGCPLFEGDQQVGIVTSGSFSPTLDMPIGMAYVEAKFAEPGRTLEADIRGKRFPVKLTELPFYKRDT from the coding sequence GTGTCTGATTCATTGTTATCTACTGCCTGTCATCAATGGCATGTTGACCATGGTGGTCGCATGGTCGATTTTGCTGGCTGGGAAATGCCCCTGCTGTATTCCAATATTACCGCAGAACATCATGCTGTTCGAAAAACGGCCGGGTTGTTTGATATTGCCCATATGGGGCGTCTGTTTTTTTCCGGTCCGGATGCCTGCCGATTTCTGGATCGGCTGCTGACGAACAATGTGGAATCCCTCAAGCCGGGGCAGATTCGGTATTCGCTGGTGACGAACGAAGCAGGCGGAATTCTGGATGATGTGTTGGTTTACCGGTTTTCCGATTTTTATCTGCTGGTCGTCAACGCATCCAATCGTCTGAAAATTGTGGAGTGGATCGAGAAACAGCGAGCGGGCTTTGATGTTCAGATTGATGACCGGACCTGCGACAAATTCATGCTGGCTCTACAGGGACCTGAATCACTGGGCGTGTTGAACCCCCTGGCTGAAGCCGATCTGAGCGAGATCAAATATTATTATGGCGTGGAAACTCAGGTTTTAGGCGTTGATGCACTTGTCAGCCGAACCGGATATACGGGCGAAGACGGCTTTGAAGTCGTGCTGGATCAAGGACAGGCAGTCACGCTGTGGGAGCGTTTGATTGCGGACGGAGAGTCCGTCGGACTTGTTCCTGCAGGCTTAGGCTGTCGGGATACTTTGAGATTAGAAGCTGCTATGCCCTTGTATGGTCACGAGCTGGATGAGCAAACGGATCCGTTTACGGCTGGTCTGAATTTCGCCGTGAAATTACAGGCAGCCGACTTCATCGGCAAAGAGGCTTTGATTGCCGCCAAAGCCCGCGAAGATCGGAAAGTTCGTGTGGGCTTTACATTGGAAGGAAAACGGGCGGCTCGAGAAGGATGCCCGCTGTTTGAGGGAGATCAGCAGGTCGGGATTGTGACTTCCGGATCTTTTTCTCCAACACTCGATATGCCGATCGGGATGGCTTACGTTGAAGCGAAATTTGCAGAACCAGGACGGACCTTGGAAGCAGACATTCGAGGAAAACGATTTCCTGTCAAGCTGACAGAATTGCCGTTTTATAAACGCGACACTTAA
- a CDS encoding fatty acid desaturase family protein — MSVTQFTEQELKDLEEKTTIPRFLFLPLGLVGLWCLAVYWPSNAIGWQAFWTLFTSYCLFCWTSCFHECSHHTLSGSKNASIWLGRVLGTAMFVPYTIYRESHIRHHAYLNKPSDWELWPYSDPNTSLGFRRVFIWFDLLLGLFMAPYIYGRIFWHKDSPLKDPKLRKAIRYEYMAMVLFWGSVIGLCAYYDAIWGLLRVWFLPHYLAGIYQNTRKFTEHLGMSSYDPMLGTRTVVGSNIITRLCTYFNFDIFVHGPHHRHPRIAHNLLLQKMDDYKEQNPDVKYPVFTSYWGAIIDMAPSFIFKPGVGMNAGAPAPAKEKKQIDNFVQDVAKEVLADQDHVSKPT; from the coding sequence GTGTCCGTCACACAATTCACTGAACAAGAACTGAAGGACCTGGAAGAAAAAACGACCATACCTCGTTTTTTATTCTTACCCCTGGGATTGGTTGGACTTTGGTGCCTTGCCGTTTACTGGCCTAGCAATGCGATTGGCTGGCAAGCGTTTTGGACTTTATTTACGTCCTATTGCCTGTTCTGCTGGACCAGCTGCTTTCATGAATGTTCTCACCACACTCTGTCCGGATCTAAAAATGCCAGTATCTGGCTGGGACGCGTGCTGGGAACAGCGATGTTCGTACCTTACACGATCTATCGAGAAAGCCACATTCGTCATCACGCCTACTTAAATAAGCCGAGTGACTGGGAGCTCTGGCCTTATTCGGATCCGAATACCTCACTTGGTTTTCGCAGAGTTTTCATTTGGTTTGACCTGCTGCTGGGTCTGTTTATGGCTCCCTACATTTATGGTCGAATTTTCTGGCATAAGGACTCGCCGCTGAAAGACCCCAAGCTTCGAAAAGCCATCCGCTATGAGTACATGGCGATGGTTTTGTTCTGGGGCTCCGTCATCGGCCTCTGTGCCTACTATGATGCTATCTGGGGCCTGTTGCGGGTCTGGTTCCTGCCACACTACCTCGCTGGAATCTATCAAAACACCCGTAAATTTACCGAGCATCTCGGCATGAGCAGCTACGATCCGATGTTGGGGACGCGTACTGTCGTTGGCTCAAATATCATCACCAGGTTATGTACTTACTTCAATTTTGATATCTTTGTACATGGTCCACACCACCGCCATCCTCGGATTGCCCATAACTTACTTCTGCAAAAAATGGACGACTACAAGGAGCAGAACCCGGATGTCAAGTACCCGGTCTTCACCAGCTACTGGGGCGCCATTATCGACATGGCTCCGTCATTCATTTTCAAACCGGGTGTCGGCATGAATGCAGGAGCTCCCGCTCCCGCCAAAGAGAAAAAACAGATCGATAACTTCGTGCAGGATGTTGCGAAGGAAGTCCTCGCTGATCAAGACCACGTCAGCAAGCCGACTTAG
- a CDS encoding MFS transporter has protein sequence MSITPVVPTNEEEPIYNRLFWLCYLANVILVTANALTFRFADLITYLGGTEELVGDIVSCGVFVALIARFFLGQGIDRYGVRRLWAISAIIFVFGAGGMALCRSLGWQIFALRTFFATGIAGMFTCSVVHIQQKVPQHRRTEVIGCLGSSGFVGMILGTQVSDWMLKWFPPGNDQFYALFGIPAILGVCYFLIVLAVTRNDVHRRPKVTPAAHQLLFRYWPGQVVVIAIMMGLSFTVVSVFLTRFVTQRELGGIGTFFAGYATSAFAIRILTRRWGETVGRNKMITMGLMGHAIGHLILPSITREWQLIGPSILCGFGHALLFPAVVSLGTESFPKHFRGTGTTIVLGFFDAGAIIFAPIMGSIIDRWGIVAMFYTSACIMTLTATVYTITANHSLSKDVAAAPEELCATLEEAVD, from the coding sequence ATGTCTATTACCCCCGTCGTTCCCACGAATGAAGAGGAACCCATTTACAATCGGCTGTTTTGGCTTTGCTATCTGGCAAATGTCATTTTAGTTACCGCAAACGCCCTGACATTTCGCTTTGCCGATTTAATTACTTACCTGGGGGGAACCGAAGAACTCGTCGGTGATATTGTCAGCTGTGGCGTCTTTGTCGCTTTGATTGCCCGTTTCTTTCTCGGACAGGGCATTGACCGCTATGGAGTCCGACGACTCTGGGCCATTTCCGCGATCATTTTTGTGTTCGGGGCCGGTGGAATGGCGCTCTGCCGCTCATTGGGCTGGCAAATCTTTGCATTAAGAACGTTTTTTGCGACAGGTATCGCCGGTATGTTTACCTGCTCGGTCGTGCATATTCAACAAAAAGTCCCCCAGCATCGTCGAACAGAAGTTATCGGCTGCCTGGGCAGCAGCGGCTTTGTGGGAATGATCCTGGGTACGCAGGTTAGTGACTGGATGCTGAAATGGTTCCCGCCGGGAAATGATCAGTTCTATGCCTTGTTCGGGATTCCGGCCATCCTGGGCGTTTGTTACTTTCTGATCGTACTGGCTGTGACACGCAATGATGTTCATCGCAGGCCCAAAGTCACACCGGCCGCACACCAGTTACTGTTCCGCTACTGGCCAGGTCAGGTCGTGGTCATCGCCATCATGATGGGCCTCAGCTTTACCGTGGTCAGCGTATTCTTAACCCGCTTCGTCACTCAACGGGAACTGGGAGGCATTGGAACATTCTTTGCCGGATATGCCACGTCTGCCTTTGCCATCCGTATTCTGACGCGTCGCTGGGGAGAGACTGTCGGCCGAAATAAAATGATTACCATGGGTTTGATGGGACACGCCATCGGTCATCTCATTCTGCCTTCCATCACACGCGAATGGCAATTGATTGGCCCTTCTATTTTGTGCGGCTTTGGGCACGCCTTGCTCTTTCCTGCCGTCGTTTCGCTGGGAACGGAATCATTCCCCAAACATTTTCGCGGCACCGGGACCACAATCGTGCTCGGTTTCTTTGATGCGGGAGCCATCATTTTTGCTCCGATCATGGGAAGCATTATTGATCGCTGGGGAATCGTAGCAATGTTCTACACATCAGCGTGTATCATGACCTTAACCGCGACCGTCTATACAATCACGGCAAACCACAGCCTCAGTAAAGATGTCGCAGCCGCGCCGGAAGAGCTTTGTGCCACTCTCGAAGAAGCCGTCGACTGA